From a single Nocardioides panacis genomic region:
- the rnpA gene encoding ribonuclease P protein component, with protein sequence MLDRPHRLTTSAGFTTAVRTGRRAGARTLVLHRGADPHGPSGPRVGFVVSKAVGNAVVRNRVKRRLRHLARERLASLPGSAVLVVRALPASAGASYAELGRDLDKAWTRLDRVPAP encoded by the coding sequence TTGCTTGACCGGCCGCACCGGCTGACCACGTCGGCCGGGTTCACCACGGCGGTCCGCACGGGCCGTCGGGCCGGCGCCCGCACCCTGGTCCTGCACCGGGGTGCGGATCCGCACGGGCCGAGCGGCCCGCGGGTCGGCTTCGTGGTCAGCAAGGCGGTCGGGAACGCGGTGGTCCGCAACCGGGTCAAGCGTCGGCTGCGTCACCTCGCCCGGGAGCGACTCGCGTCGCTTCCGGGTTCTGCCGTGCTCGTGGTCCGGGCGCTGCCCGCGTCGGCCGGGGCGTCGTACGCCGAGCTCGGGCGCGACCTGGACAAGGCGTGGACGCGCCTCGACCGGGTGCCGGCGCCATGA
- the gnd gene encoding phosphogluconate dehydrogenase (NAD(+)-dependent, decarboxylating): MELGLIGLGKMGGNMRERIRRAGHTVVGYDRNPDVSDVESLEALVAALPSPKVVWVMVPAGDPTRETVKALKELLGDGDVIVDGGNSRWTDDKLNAELLSDKGIGFVDCGVSGGVWGLENGYALMAGGDPKNIKVVQPVFDALKPEGEFGWVHAGKVGAGHFSKMVHNGIEYAIMQSYAEGWELLRAVDEVENVTEVFRSWREGTVIRSWLLDLLVAALDDDDALSQIAGYAEDSGEGRWTVEAGIDNAVATPAITAALYARFVSRQDDSPAMKAVAAMRNQFGGHATRTSAPPGGDQG, from the coding sequence ATGGAGCTCGGTCTGATCGGCCTCGGCAAGATGGGCGGGAACATGCGCGAGCGCATCCGCCGCGCAGGGCACACCGTGGTCGGCTACGACCGTAACCCGGACGTGAGCGACGTCGAGAGCCTCGAGGCGCTCGTCGCCGCCCTGCCCTCCCCCAAGGTGGTCTGGGTGATGGTGCCCGCGGGTGACCCCACCCGGGAGACGGTCAAGGCCCTCAAGGAGCTGCTCGGCGACGGCGACGTGATCGTCGACGGCGGCAACTCGCGCTGGACCGACGACAAGCTGAACGCCGAGCTGCTCTCGGACAAGGGCATCGGCTTCGTCGACTGCGGCGTCTCCGGCGGCGTCTGGGGCCTGGAGAACGGCTACGCGCTGATGGCCGGCGGCGACCCGAAGAACATCAAGGTCGTCCAGCCGGTCTTCGACGCCCTCAAGCCCGAGGGCGAGTTCGGCTGGGTGCACGCCGGCAAGGTCGGCGCCGGGCACTTCTCCAAGATGGTCCACAACGGCATCGAGTACGCCATCATGCAGTCCTACGCCGAGGGCTGGGAGCTGCTCCGCGCGGTCGACGAGGTCGAGAACGTCACCGAGGTGTTCCGCTCCTGGCGCGAGGGCACGGTCATCCGGTCCTGGCTGCTCGACCTGCTCGTCGCCGCGCTCGACGACGACGACGCGCTCTCGCAGATCGCCGGCTACGCCGAGGACTCGGGCGAGGGCCGCTGGACCGTCGAGGCCGGCATCGACAACGCCGTCGCCACGCCGGCGATCACCGCCGCCCTCTACGCGCGGTTCGTCTCCCGCCAGGACGACAGCCCCGCGATGAAGGCCGTCGCCGCCATGCGCAACCAGTTCGGCGGGCACGCCACGCGCACCAGCGCGCCCCCCGGCGGCGACCAGGGCTGA
- the dnaN gene encoding DNA polymerase III subunit beta, whose amino-acid sequence MKFTVERDVLADAVAWAARSLPVRPSVPVLAGLLIETVEGGDGLQLSTFDYETSARATLPASVQDEGKALVSGRLLADICRSLPNKPVEMTVEGSKVSLVCGSARFSLQTMPVEEYPTLPDMPQATGTVRSDLFANAVAQAVTAAGRDDMLPVLTGVRIEIEGSAISLLATDRFRLSLRELEWNPGATDVSAAALVPAKVLADTAKSLTSGTEVTIALASSGAGEGIIGFEGAAGGGVRRTTTRLLDGEFPKVRTLFPAQHATVARVDRATLVESVKRVSLVAERNTAVQLAFSAGVLTLDAGSGDEALATEQIEAVVTGEDITTGFNPQFLLDGLTALEDPVVELAFTQASKPAVMSGASSLDGDVDGAFRYLLMPRRLLS is encoded by the coding sequence GTGAAGTTCACCGTCGAACGCGACGTGCTCGCCGATGCCGTTGCCTGGGCGGCACGCAGCCTGCCGGTGCGACCCAGCGTCCCGGTCCTGGCCGGCCTGCTGATCGAGACGGTCGAGGGCGGCGACGGTCTGCAGCTGTCCACGTTCGACTACGAGACGTCCGCCCGCGCGACGCTGCCGGCCTCCGTCCAGGACGAGGGCAAGGCGCTGGTCTCCGGCCGCCTGCTCGCCGACATCTGCCGCAGCCTGCCCAACAAGCCCGTCGAGATGACCGTCGAGGGCTCCAAGGTCTCGCTGGTGTGCGGCTCGGCCCGGTTCAGCCTCCAGACGATGCCGGTCGAGGAGTACCCCACCCTCCCGGACATGCCGCAGGCCACCGGCACGGTGCGCAGCGACCTGTTCGCCAACGCCGTCGCCCAGGCCGTCACCGCGGCCGGCCGCGACGACATGCTGCCGGTGCTGACCGGCGTCCGGATCGAGATCGAGGGCTCGGCGATCTCGCTGCTGGCCACCGACCGCTTCCGGCTCTCCCTGCGCGAGCTCGAGTGGAACCCCGGCGCCACCGACGTGTCGGCGGCCGCGCTGGTCCCTGCCAAGGTCCTCGCCGACACCGCCAAGTCGCTGACGTCCGGGACCGAGGTGACCATCGCGCTGGCCTCGTCCGGCGCGGGCGAGGGCATCATCGGCTTCGAGGGCGCGGCCGGCGGCGGCGTACGACGGACCACCACCCGGCTCCTGGACGGCGAGTTCCCCAAGGTCCGCACGCTGTTCCCCGCCCAGCACGCCACCGTCGCCCGGGTCGACCGGGCCACCCTGGTGGAGTCCGTCAAGCGGGTCTCGCTGGTCGCGGAGCGCAACACCGCCGTGCAGCTCGCGTTCTCCGCGGGCGTGCTGACGCTGGACGCCGGCAGCGGCGACGAGGCGCTCGCGACCGAGCAGATCGAGGCCGTCGTCACCGGCGAGGACATCACCACCGGGTTCAACCCGCAGTTCCTCCTCGACGGCCTGACCGCGCTCGAGGACCCGGTCGTCGAGCTCGCGTTCACCCAGGCGTCCAAGCCGGCCGTGATGTCGGGTGCCAGCAGCCTGGACGGCGACGTCGACGGCGCCTTCCGCTACCTGCTCATGCCGCGCCGGCTGCTCTCCTGA
- the yidD gene encoding membrane protein insertion efficiency factor YidD, producing MKYLLIGLLKAYRFAISPLYGQVCRYHPSCSAYALEAVTVHGSLRGSWLAARRVGRCHPWAAGGYDPVPPQDVAPPSDSRSLSVFYPR from the coding sequence ATGAAGTACCTGTTGATCGGCCTGCTCAAGGCCTACCGGTTCGCGATCAGCCCGCTCTACGGGCAGGTCTGCCGCTACCACCCGTCCTGCTCGGCGTACGCCCTCGAGGCGGTGACGGTGCACGGCAGCCTGCGGGGCAGCTGGCTCGCCGCCCGTAGAGTCGGTCGGTGTCACCCCTGGGCAGCCGGTGGTTACGACCCGGTTCCCCCCCAAGATGTCGCACCCCCATCAGACTCAAGGAGCCTGAGTGTTTTCTACCCTCGGTGA
- the recF gene encoding DNA replication/repair protein RecF (All proteins in this family for which functions are known are DNA-binding proteins that assist the filamentation of RecA onto DNA for the initiation of recombination or recombinational repair.), translating to MHVSHLTLHDFRSYPEAEVPLGPGVTAFVGRNGQGKTNLVEAIDYIARLSSHRVAGDAPLVRFGADHAVVRAAVVRDGREAVLEVQINPGRTNKARINRSPVPRARELLGLVRTVLFSPEDLALVKGDPSERRRFLDDLLVQRAPRFAGVRSDYDRVLKQRNSLLKTAGIARRQGRSADSALATLGVWDSHLAQTGAELLSARLALVDDLRPYVASSYEAVAEGATRTDATMTYKPSFELPLAETGGYTYDRAVLADALLAEVERRRADEVDRGISLVGPHRDELTLMIGPLPVKGYASHGESWSMALALRLASYDLLRSVGDDPILILDDVFAELDTERREKLAELVAGAEQVLVTAAVPQDVPAALAGTRIDVVDGKVLPGVS from the coding sequence GTGCACGTCTCGCACCTCACCCTGCACGACTTCCGGTCCTACCCCGAGGCCGAGGTACCGCTCGGCCCCGGGGTGACCGCGTTCGTCGGCCGCAACGGCCAGGGCAAGACCAACCTCGTCGAGGCGATCGACTACATCGCCCGGCTCTCCTCGCACCGGGTGGCCGGCGACGCCCCGCTGGTCCGGTTCGGTGCCGACCACGCCGTCGTCCGCGCGGCGGTGGTGCGCGACGGTCGCGAGGCGGTGCTCGAGGTGCAGATCAACCCCGGCCGCACCAACAAGGCCCGGATCAACCGGTCGCCGGTGCCCCGGGCCCGCGAGCTGCTCGGGCTGGTGCGCACGGTGCTGTTCTCCCCCGAGGACCTGGCGCTGGTGAAGGGCGATCCGTCGGAGCGCCGGCGCTTCCTGGACGACCTGCTCGTCCAGCGGGCCCCGCGGTTCGCCGGGGTCCGCTCCGACTACGACCGGGTGCTCAAGCAGCGCAACTCGCTGCTCAAGACCGCCGGCATCGCCCGTCGCCAGGGCCGCAGCGCCGACTCGGCGCTGGCCACCCTCGGCGTCTGGGACTCGCACCTCGCGCAGACCGGCGCCGAGCTGCTCTCCGCCCGGCTCGCGCTGGTCGACGACCTGCGACCGTACGTCGCGAGCAGCTACGAGGCGGTCGCGGAGGGTGCGACCCGCACCGACGCGACGATGACCTACAAGCCGTCCTTCGAGCTGCCCCTCGCCGAGACCGGCGGCTACACCTACGACCGCGCGGTGCTCGCCGACGCGCTGCTGGCCGAGGTCGAGCGCCGCCGGGCGGACGAGGTGGACCGCGGGATCAGCCTGGTCGGGCCGCACCGCGACGAGCTGACGCTGATGATCGGGCCGCTCCCGGTGAAGGGCTACGCCTCGCACGGCGAGTCCTGGTCGATGGCCCTCGCGCTGCGGCTGGCGTCCTACGACCTGCTGCGCTCGGTGGGCGACGACCCGATCCTGATCCTCGACGACGTCTTCGCCGAGCTCGACACCGAGCGGCGCGAGAAGCTCGCCGAGCTGGTGGCCGGTGCCGAGCAGGTGCTGGTCACTGCCGCGGTCCCGCAGGACGTGCCGGCGGCGCTGGCGGGCACCCGCATCGACGTGGTGGACGGCAAGGTGCTGCCCGGTGTCTCCTGA
- the rpmH gene encoding 50S ribosomal protein L34, translating to MSKRTYQPNNRRRHKVHGFRLRMRTRAGRSILASRRRKGRNKLAV from the coding sequence GTGAGCAAGCGTACGTACCAGCCGAACAACCGTCGTCGTCACAAGGTGCACGGCTTCCGCCTGCGGATGCGCACCCGTGCGGGTCGCTCGATCCTGGCCTCGCGCCGCCGCAAGGGTCGCAACAAGCTCGCCGTCTGA